A genomic window from Herbiconiux aconitum includes:
- a CDS encoding polysaccharide biosynthesis tyrosine autokinase, which translates to MEFRDYVRALRKGWVFIVVLTLLGIAIAALLSILKTPEYEATAKVFVSVQSTGSISDLTQGGSFLQNQVKSYADIVNTPIVLQPVIDSLGLDSTVDQLSKSITASSPSDTVILEITAVDGDPDSSARIANAVASSFESAVSDLVPTNAEGLTPVKITVLQDASVPAGPASPNVPLYITAGALIGLVLGMGLAVVLYVLDTRIRNEHDVEAITDAPIVGGIAFDARTPENPLVLRDDPRSPRAESFRTLRTNLQFVGLEESNSFVITSSIPGEGKSTTAANLAIAMALSGQSVVIVDADMRKPRLASYLGIEGSVGLTDVLVGRAQPNEVITRWGDTNLYVLPAGRIPPNPSELLGSVAMVNLIRSLEKSFDVALFDAPPLLPVTDAAVLATKTGGALLMVAAGRAHKNHVRGAVTALTNVGAKVAGVVMTMLPTKGPDSYGYGRYGYAYGYGYGIDEPDQSGETDRKSRGK; encoded by the coding sequence GTGGAGTTTCGCGATTACGTTCGTGCATTACGAAAAGGCTGGGTGTTCATCGTTGTCTTGACCCTCCTGGGAATCGCCATCGCAGCGCTCCTTTCGATCCTGAAAACTCCCGAGTATGAAGCGACGGCAAAAGTCTTCGTCTCGGTACAGTCGACGGGATCGATCAGCGACTTGACCCAGGGTGGCAGCTTCCTCCAAAACCAGGTCAAGTCCTACGCCGACATCGTGAACACGCCGATCGTGTTGCAGCCGGTGATCGATTCGCTAGGACTCGACTCGACAGTTGATCAACTGTCGAAGAGCATCACTGCGTCATCGCCTTCGGACACGGTGATTCTCGAAATCACAGCGGTGGACGGCGACCCTGACAGCTCTGCGCGCATTGCGAATGCTGTGGCTTCCAGTTTCGAATCAGCCGTTTCTGACCTCGTCCCGACCAACGCCGAGGGTCTCACCCCTGTGAAGATCACGGTGTTGCAGGATGCCTCAGTTCCAGCAGGCCCGGCTTCGCCCAACGTGCCGCTTTACATCACCGCTGGGGCTTTGATCGGTCTGGTTCTCGGGATGGGGCTCGCCGTCGTCCTTTATGTCCTCGACACACGTATTCGCAATGAGCACGACGTGGAAGCCATCACCGATGCGCCGATTGTTGGTGGAATCGCGTTCGATGCTCGCACGCCTGAGAATCCACTCGTGCTCCGCGACGATCCACGGAGCCCTCGCGCCGAGTCGTTCAGGACTCTCCGAACAAACTTGCAGTTCGTAGGTCTCGAAGAGTCGAACAGTTTTGTCATTACCTCATCAATTCCGGGCGAGGGGAAGAGCACGACGGCGGCGAACCTGGCCATCGCGATGGCGCTCTCCGGTCAGAGTGTCGTCATCGTGGACGCCGACATGCGAAAGCCTCGATTGGCGAGTTATCTCGGCATCGAAGGGTCGGTCGGATTGACCGACGTCTTGGTGGGCCGCGCACAGCCCAACGAGGTGATCACCCGCTGGGGCGATACCAACTTGTATGTGCTCCCTGCTGGCCGGATTCCCCCGAACCCGAGCGAATTGCTCGGGTCGGTCGCCATGGTGAACCTCATCCGCTCACTGGAGAAGTCATTCGACGTCGCCCTCTTTGACGCACCTCCGTTGCTTCCGGTCACGGACGCGGCGGTTCTGGCCACCAAGACAGGCGGAGCATTGCTGATGGTGGCCGCAGGTCGAGCGCATAAGAACCACGTGCGAGGAGCAGTCACCGCGCTTACCAATGTCGGCGCCAAGGTCGCGGGCGTCGTAATGACCATGCTTCCGACCAAGGGGCCGGACTCGTATGGATACGGTCGATACGGGTATGCCTATGGGTACGGGTACGGGATCGACGAGCCAGATCAGTCCGGTGAGACGGATCGGAAGAGTCGTGGCAAATAG
- a CDS encoding PqqD family protein, which produces MNIEMDRTYAQSSRWRLRSDVAVVAHDERVTVLALEPVDAVPLELAGPGLEIWALVDGQRDLAEIVGRLGDKFGIGAEALLPDVVKFMEQLEAASILERY; this is translated from the coding sequence GTGAACATCGAGATGGATAGGACGTATGCGCAGAGTTCACGCTGGCGCCTCCGCTCCGACGTCGCTGTCGTGGCACATGACGAACGTGTGACGGTCTTGGCACTGGAACCAGTCGATGCAGTACCCTTGGAGCTCGCTGGACCAGGCCTTGAAATTTGGGCTCTGGTCGACGGTCAGCGTGACCTAGCCGAGATTGTCGGGCGGCTTGGCGACAAGTTCGGTATTGGGGCCGAGGCCCTGCTTCCCGACGTCGTCAAATTCATGGAGCAGCTGGAAGCTGCCTCGATCCTCGAACGGTATTGA